From Methanothrix sp., the proteins below share one genomic window:
- a CDS encoding YunC family protein, with the protein MIHEIIQLSRKVADGYVINLGYLKLVCAVTDRGMVGCGAYDVSALDRHGYPAARVRSSTGGLMATVDDLLRGEVFEANSAARKLGIKEGMSGREALELL; encoded by the coding sequence TTGATTCATGAGATAATCCAGCTGAGCAGGAAGGTCGCGGATGGCTACGTGATAAATCTCGGCTATCTAAAGCTGGTTTGCGCGGTCACCGACCGTGGAATGGTGGGATGTGGAGCATATGATGTCAGCGCCCTTGATCGGCATGGCTATCCGGCAGCGAGAGTGAGGTCCAGCACCGGCGGGCTGATGGCAACAGTGGATGATCTCCTGAGAGGGGAGGTATTCGAGGCGAACAGCGCGGCCAGAAAGCTCGGCATAAAAGAGGGGATGTCAGGGCGCGAGGCGCTTGAGCTGCTGTAG
- a CDS encoding radical SAM protein: protein MRYIFGPVLSRRLGLSMGVDLLPLKTCSMDCCYCEIGATTCLTMKRDRYVPEEAVIREISRVSDIDFDYLTFAGSGEPTLHSGLGEIIRAAKKQIDRPIAVITNSSLLIDRHVREEVAKADLVLPSLDAATQETFERINRPAAGLRIENIIEGLRAFRSEFGGEIWLEVMLVRDVNEVDAPMIARAAEEIEPDRIQLNTVVRPPAEPVLPLRRDEMLSMLRIFRGAELIPDWDWSVPEGVEGRIAELLREPMTLEDLQRESGLIYEDAVKYMKILEDAGRISRSIRDGKIYFQTC from the coding sequence ATGCGGTACATCTTCGGGCCTGTTCTCTCAAGGAGGCTCGGTCTCTCTATGGGCGTGGATCTTCTGCCGCTCAAGACGTGCAGCATGGACTGCTGCTACTGTGAGATAGGCGCCACAACATGTCTGACAATGAAGAGGGATCGCTACGTTCCTGAGGAGGCAGTTATCAGGGAGATCTCCAGGGTGTCAGATATCGATTTTGACTACCTGACGTTCGCAGGATCGGGGGAGCCTACGCTCCACTCAGGCCTGGGGGAGATCATACGGGCTGCGAAGAAGCAGATCGACAGGCCGATTGCGGTCATAACGAACAGCAGCCTTCTCATTGACAGACATGTCAGAGAGGAGGTGGCCAAAGCAGATCTCGTTCTCCCCTCACTGGATGCGGCGACCCAGGAGACCTTCGAGAGGATAAACAGGCCGGCTGCGGGTTTGAGAATAGAGAACATCATCGAGGGTCTGCGGGCCTTCAGATCTGAATTCGGCGGAGAGATATGGCTCGAGGTGATGCTTGTCCGGGACGTAAACGAGGTTGATGCACCGATGATCGCCAGGGCTGCGGAGGAGATCGAGCCGGACAGGATACAGCTCAACACTGTGGTCAGGCCGCCAGCCGAGCCTGTCCTGCCGCTGAGGAGAGATGAGATGCTCAGCATGCTCCGTATCTTCAGAGGTGCTGAGCTGATACCGGACTGGGACTGGAGTGTGCCTGAGGGGGTGGAGGGGAGGATCGCAGAGCTCCTTCGTGAGCCCATGACACTGGAGGATCTTCAGAGAGAATCTGGTTTGATCTATGAGGATGCGGTGAAGTACATGAAGATACTCGAGGATGCAGGGAGGATATCCCGCAGCATCCGCGACGGGAAGATATACTTCCAGACGTGTTAG
- a CDS encoding 2-isopropylmalate synthase codes for MRFLDTTLRDGEQTPGVSLSADDKLHIAQLLDELGVDVIEAGSAITSDGERESIRAIASAGLRAEICSFARASRKDIDAALDCDVDSLHLVVPVSDLHIERKLRSDRESVLRKAVDATEYAKAHGLIVELSGEDASRADLDYLESIYRATIEAGADRLCFCDTVGVLLPERTAEIFQRLSSLGRPVSIHCHDDFGMATANTVAALRNGAAQAHVTINGIGERAGNTSLEEVVMCLENLYGIRTGIKCNLLYQISRVVSKKTGIPVAPNKAIVGENAFTHEAGIHVHGLIADTSTYEPMRPEQVGRKRRIVLGKMSGRAAVELALREFGITVNEEQLNEIVSRVKELGDKGKRVSDADLQSIADTVLARELKPRVLLEELTVVSGNRVTPTASVKLILDGRETLEAGAGVGPVDAAVNAVRRAISGVTDIRLEEYHVDAITGGTNALVEVWVTMAIGDRSITARGAGADIIMASVEAVLEGINRLMLLEDR; via the coding sequence ATAAGATTTCTCGATACCACACTGCGTGATGGCGAACAGACACCAGGGGTCTCCCTGAGCGCGGATGACAAGCTTCACATCGCGCAGCTTTTGGATGAACTGGGCGTCGATGTGATCGAGGCCGGATCCGCAATAACATCTGATGGTGAGCGCGAATCGATCCGTGCCATCGCTTCTGCAGGGCTGAGGGCCGAGATCTGCTCTTTTGCGCGTGCCAGTCGGAAGGACATCGACGCTGCGCTTGATTGCGATGTCGATTCCCTGCACCTCGTCGTTCCGGTCTCAGATCTCCACATCGAGAGGAAGCTGAGATCTGACAGGGAATCCGTGCTCAGAAAGGCTGTTGATGCCACTGAGTACGCTAAGGCTCATGGCCTGATCGTTGAGCTCAGCGGCGAGGACGCGAGCAGAGCCGATCTCGATTATCTGGAATCAATTTACCGAGCCACAATCGAGGCGGGCGCGGACAGACTCTGCTTCTGCGATACTGTGGGCGTGCTTCTTCCTGAGAGGACTGCGGAGATATTTCAGCGCCTGAGCTCTCTGGGCAGACCCGTGAGCATCCACTGCCACGACGACTTCGGGATGGCCACCGCGAACACTGTGGCCGCCCTCAGAAATGGCGCTGCACAGGCGCATGTCACCATCAACGGCATCGGCGAGCGTGCAGGCAACACCAGCCTGGAAGAGGTTGTGATGTGCCTGGAGAACCTTTATGGTATCAGGACAGGCATAAAGTGCAATCTTTTATATCAGATCTCCAGAGTTGTCTCAAAGAAGACCGGCATACCTGTGGCGCCGAACAAGGCGATCGTCGGGGAGAACGCATTCACGCATGAGGCGGGTATACACGTCCATGGCCTGATCGCAGACACATCCACATACGAGCCGATGCGCCCGGAGCAGGTCGGCAGGAAGAGGCGTATCGTCCTCGGGAAGATGTCGGGGAGAGCTGCGGTCGAGCTTGCCCTGCGTGAGTTCGGGATCACAGTAAACGAGGAACAGCTGAACGAGATAGTGAGCAGGGTCAAGGAGCTGGGCGATAAGGGCAAGCGGGTCTCGGATGCAGATCTCCAGTCGATAGCGGACACGGTGCTCGCAAGGGAGCTGAAGCCCAGGGTACTTCTGGAGGAGCTCACCGTGGTCAGCGGGAACAGGGTGACGCCCACCGCTAGCGTGAAGCTGATCCTGGACGGAAGAGAGACTCTGGAGGCTGGCGCAGGGGTGGGCCCTGTGGACGCTGCTGTGAATGCCGTCAGAAGGGCGATCTCGGGCGTAACAGATATTCGGCTTGAGGAGTACCATGTGGATGCCATAACGGGTGGAACAAATGCCCTGGTCGAGGTATGGGTGACGATGGCTATAGGAGACAGAAGCATAACAGCCAGGGGCGCAGGGGCTGATATCATAATGGCCTCCGTCGAGGCTGTTCTGGAAGGTATAAACAGGCTGATGCTTTTGGAGGATAGATGA
- a CDS encoding acetolactate synthase large subunit, which yields MMVRMTGAEAIIECLRREGVEVIFGLPGGVLLPLYDALYSSELRHILVRHEQAAAHAADGYARATGRVGVCLATSGPGATNLVTGIATAYMDSVPIVAMTGQVNTGLIGKDAFQEADITGITMPITKHNYLIKSSRDIPRVFREAFYIARTGRPGPVLIDLPRDITVDELEFDYPEINLPGYNPSTKVHQLQIRRAAEALMTAERPVIYAGGGVRYANAHEELFQLATRLNAPVTTTLMGMGCFPTDHPLSLGMLGMHGTKYANLAVQEADVLLAVGARFDDRVTGKIASFAPKARIIHIDVDAAEIGKNVRVDIPVVGDAKIALTELLKHVQQRPWTEWNEKILSWKREYPLRYTRDENVIKPQFVIEKICELCPDAIIVTEVGQNQMWAAQFFKHRDPRKFITSGGLGTMGYGFPAAIGAKIGRPECEVIDIAGDGSFQMNIQELATAVVNDIPVKIAILNNGVLGMVRQWQTLFFGKRYSHTTLGDVPDFVKVAEAYGALGLRATKPSEVEDVLKEGLASDRPTVMDFIIHRDEKVSPMVPAGASLSEILELDS from the coding sequence ATGATGGTCAGGATGACAGGAGCAGAGGCGATTATAGAGTGTCTCAGGCGGGAGGGAGTAGAGGTGATATTCGGCCTTCCTGGCGGAGTTCTGCTTCCGCTGTACGATGCGCTGTACAGCTCTGAGCTGAGACACATACTGGTCAGGCATGAGCAGGCGGCTGCGCATGCAGCTGATGGATACGCTAGGGCTACTGGCAGAGTAGGTGTATGCCTGGCCACCTCTGGTCCTGGCGCGACCAACCTGGTCACAGGCATAGCCACAGCCTACATGGATTCAGTGCCAATCGTCGCAATGACCGGCCAGGTGAACACAGGCCTTATCGGAAAGGATGCGTTCCAGGAGGCAGATATCACCGGCATAACCATGCCGATAACAAAGCACAACTACCTGATCAAGAGCTCCAGGGATATACCCAGGGTCTTCAGGGAGGCATTCTACATAGCGAGAACCGGCAGGCCAGGACCGGTGCTGATAGATCTGCCAAGAGACATAACAGTGGACGAGCTCGAGTTCGATTATCCGGAGATAAACCTCCCAGGCTACAATCCATCAACTAAAGTCCACCAGCTCCAGATAAGAAGAGCCGCAGAGGCGCTGATGACTGCGGAGCGGCCTGTGATATACGCCGGAGGGGGCGTGAGGTATGCGAACGCGCACGAGGAGCTGTTCCAGCTAGCAACGCGACTGAACGCTCCTGTGACGACAACGCTGATGGGGATGGGGTGCTTCCCGACAGACCACCCACTCTCCCTTGGAATGCTCGGGATGCACGGGACCAAGTACGCGAACCTCGCAGTCCAGGAGGCGGACGTGCTTCTGGCAGTTGGAGCACGGTTCGATGATCGCGTCACAGGGAAGATCGCGAGCTTCGCACCAAAGGCCAGGATAATACACATCGATGTGGATGCGGCTGAGATCGGCAAGAACGTGAGGGTGGACATCCCCGTTGTCGGCGATGCCAAGATCGCGCTCACGGAGCTGCTGAAACATGTTCAGCAGAGGCCCTGGACAGAATGGAACGAAAAGATACTCTCCTGGAAGAGGGAGTACCCGCTGCGGTACACCAGGGATGAGAACGTGATAAAGCCGCAGTTTGTCATCGAGAAGATATGCGAGCTCTGCCCGGATGCGATAATAGTCACGGAGGTCGGACAGAACCAGATGTGGGCAGCGCAGTTCTTCAAACACAGAGATCCCAGAAAGTTCATAACCTCCGGCGGCCTGGGCACGATGGGTTATGGATTCCCGGCTGCGATCGGCGCGAAGATCGGGAGGCCAGAGTGCGAGGTGATCGACATCGCCGGAGACGGGAGCTTCCAGATGAACATCCAGGAGCTCGCAACCGCTGTTGTCAATGATATCCCTGTGAAGATCGCGATACTGAACAACGGGGTGCTGGGCATGGTCAGGCAGTGGCAGACCCTCTTCTTCGGAAAGAGGTACTCGCACACGACTCTCGGCGACGTGCCTGATTTCGTCAAGGTCGCTGAGGCATACGGCGCCCTCGGTCTCAGAGCCACAAAGCCCTCAGAGGTCGAGGATGTGCTCAAAGAGGGGCTTGCGTCAGACAGGCCCACGGTCATGGACTTCATAATTCACAGGGACGAGAAGGTATCGCCGATGGTGCCGGCGGGAGCATCACTTAGCGAGATACTGGAGCTGGATTCATGA